The DNA segment AAGCCGTGGAATGAATCGCTACAAAGAGAACCGCTGATCCTGCCCTGCAATGGGGACGCGAACCGATCGCGGGAGTCGCGACCAGGCCCAGCTGCCAGTGGGCAGATCTCGGCGGTCGATCATCCCTACCCGCGTCCCTACTACTCCCTGGACGCAAGCGCGCTCGATGGACAGGATGGACACGCAAGCCTGAAACCACAACACCACGTGGACGTGAGTGGTCTGGCTGTACGGCGCGAAGAGTCTCCCTAAACCGTGTGCGCAGGTTCGAATCCTGCCGGGGGCGCCAACACCAGCCGAAGCGAGTCACCCGCTCACCCCTATCTGTTTGACTGACAGCGCTGGCGCGGTGAAGGGGGAGCATGGCCGAGTTGCCGTTGGGGACCGTGACGTTCATGTTCACGGATCTGGAGGGTTCGACCCGACTCTGGGAGGAACAGCCCGAGGCGATGCGCGACTCGTTGGCGAGTCACGACTCGATCATGCGCAACGCGATCGAGTCGCACCGGGGCGTCGTGTTCTCCGAGATGGGCGACGGCATGGCCGCCGCGTTCGCGGCGCCAGGCGACGCTTTGGCCGCGGCCCTCGACGCACAGCTGGGTCTCGCATCGTGCGAGTGGGGTGAGACGGGTCCGCTGCGCGCCCGGATGGGGTTGCACGCGGGCCAGGGCGAGTTGCGGGTCGACGGCCAGTATGTGAACCAACCGCTGAACCGGTGCGCGCGTCTGATGGCGATCGCGCACGGCGGCCAGATCGTGGTCTCGGAATCGGTGGAGAGCTTGGTCCGAAGTGCGCTGCCAGCCGAGGTTGGGCTGGTTGCCATGGGTGAGCATCGACTGCGCGACCTGACGAGCGCGATCGGGGTGTTCCAGGTCACGCATCCCGAGCTGCCGCACGACTTCCCGCCGTTGCGGTCGCTTGATGTGCTGCCGGGGAACCTGCCCGTGCAGATGACGTCGTTCGTGGGTCGCGAGCAGGAGCTGACGCGCGTCGCGGCCGAGCTCGCCGACGCGCGGGTGGTGACGCTGACCGGGGTGGGCGGCGTCGGCAAGACGCGGCTGGCGTTGGAAGTCGCCGCCGAGCTCGTACCGCAGTTCCGCGACGGTGCGTGGCTCGCCGAGCTCGCCGGCGTGCGCGATCCCGAGGCCGTCCCCGACGCGCTGGTGTCGATGTTCGGTTTGCAGGTCTCCGGCGGAGTGTCGGCGACCACAACGCTGGTGGAGTTCCTGCGCGGAAAGGAGCTGCTGTTGGTGGTGGACAACTGCGAGCACCTGTTGCGCGCCGTCGCGGGCCTCGTCGATGAGGTCGTGCGCGGGTGTGCAGGAGTCCGGGTGCTGGTGACGAGCCGGGAGGGGCTCAATGTGCCCGGCGAGCGGATGTTGGGCGTGGCATCGCTCGGCGTGCCCCCGACGCGGCCGGGCTCGAGGCGATCGCGCGGTGCGACGCGGTGGCGCTGTTCGTGGAGCGGGCCCGGGCGGTGAAGTCGAGCTTCGTGCTCGACGCGACGAACGCTGACGCGGTCTCGCAAGTGTGCCGACGGCTCGACGGGATCGCGCTGGCGATCGAGCTCGCGGCCGCGCGCGTCGCGATGTTGACTCCGGCCGAGGTGGCGCGGCGTCTCGACCAGCGGTTCCGACTGCTGGGCGGCGGACAGCGCACGGCGGTGGAGCGCCACCAGACGTTGCGCGCCGCGATCGACTGGTCCTACGAGCTGTTGAGCGAGACCGAACAGCTGCTGTTGGACCGGCTGAGCATCTTCGTCGGCGGGTTCAGCCTCGAGGACGCCGAAGCCGTCACCGCCGACGGCGCCATCGAAGGCGCTGACGTGTTCGAGCTGCTCGCAACGTTGGTGGCGCGCTCGCTGGTCGTCGCCGACACCGACGGCGACGAGACGCGCTACCGGCTCCCGGAGACCATCCGCCAGTATGCGCAGGAACGCCTCGACGGCAGCGGCGACGGCGACCGCCTCCGTGCCGTACACGCTGCGTACTTCGCCGGCTTCGCGGAGGCGGCCATCACCAACGCGACGGGTCCCGACGGGGCCGAATGGGAACGGCGCTTCGAGCGAGAGTTCGACAACGTCCGTGCTGCGCTCACCTGGGCCACCGACACCCAAGACGTCGACACAGCGCTGCGACTGGTGGCCGTGTGGGACGCGCCCATCAATCTCTGGGACGTCGCCCTCATCTCCACGACCGTCTGGGCCGCCCAGGTCGTCCTGGCCATCTCCGGGGCATCCGAGCACCCGAAGTATCCGGCCGCCCTGGCCGTCACCGCGTGGATCGCCACGATGCAAAGCGACCAGGAGCTTGCCCGGCGCCGTTGCGACGAGGCCGTGATCGCCGAGCAGAGGCTCGGTACCGAGCCCAGCATCCTCATCTGGAACGTACTAGCGAACAGCGCGCAGGCGCAGGGCAACCGCGATGAAGCCGTCAAGCACGCGCGGCACTGTGTGAAGGTCGCACGCGCTCGCGGCGACGACGCGTGGCAAGTGCAGGCGCTGGCATCGTCGGCGCTCTCGCACGCCCTGGCGGGCTACCCGGCGGAGGCGCTCACCGACGCCGAAGAGACCCTGGCGCTGACCCACCGAATCGCCAACCCCCGCATCCTCTCGAGTTTGCTCAGCATGGTGGCATTCGCCCTTGGCGAATCCGAACCCCAGCGGGCCCTCGTCATCGCCCGCGAAGCGGTCGCACTCATCCCGTCGGGAGAGCACAACACGACCCACGTGTTTGCCGGGGACCTTGCCGCCCGGAACGGCGACCACCGTGAGGCGGTTGGATACTTCGCGAAGGCCATCGAGTCGTTCCACTGGATGGGATGGAGGCTCCCGGTCGGCCTCACCCTCGGCTACGTCGGCGTCGAGATCGCCGACGACGACCCCGAAGCCGCGGCGGTGCTCTTCGGCGTCTGCGATGCCCTCGCACCCGACTACGCGCACGCTCCTCACTTCGTGGAAGCCCTCGCGCAAGCAAACGTCGCGCTCGAGACAACATTGGGCACCGCTCGCCGAGAAGAGCTGTACGCACAAGGCATGAAGATGAGCGACATCGACGCCGTCGACTACGGCAACGCGGCGATCACCCGTTTCCTCTCCGAAGACACCGCCTGAACGGCTCGACGTGCGCGATCACGCGCC comes from the Acidimicrobiia bacterium genome and includes:
- a CDS encoding adenylate/guanylate cyclase domain-containing protein, which codes for MAELPLGTVTFMFTDLEGSTRLWEEQPEAMRDSLASHDSIMRNAIESHRGVVFSEMGDGMAAAFAAPGDALAAALDAQLGLASCEWGETGPLRARMGLHAGQGELRVDGQYVNQPLNRCARLMAIAHGGQIVVSESVESLVRSALPAEVGLVAMGEHRLRDLTSAIGVFQVTHPELPHDFPPLRSLDVLPGNLPVQMTSFVGREQELTRVAAELADARVVTLTGVGGVGKTRLALEVAAELVPQFRDGAWLAELAGVRDPEAVPDALVSMFGLQVSGGVSATTTLVEFLRGKELLLVVDNCEHLLRAVAGLVDEVVRGCAGVRVLVTSREGLNVPGERMLGVASLGVPPTRPGSRRSRGATRWRCSWSGPGR
- a CDS encoding tetratricopeptide repeat protein; this encodes MALFVERARAVKSSFVLDATNADAVSQVCRRLDGIALAIELAAARVAMLTPAEVARRLDQRFRLLGGGQRTAVERHQTLRAAIDWSYELLSETEQLLLDRLSIFVGGFSLEDAEAVTADGAIEGADVFELLATLVARSLVVADTDGDETRYRLPETIRQYAQERLDGSGDGDRLRAVHAAYFAGFAEAAITNATGPDGAEWERRFEREFDNVRAALTWATDTQDVDTALRLVAVWDAPINLWDVALISTTVWAAQVVLAISGASEHPKYPAALAVTAWIATMQSDQELARRRCDEAVIAEQRLGTEPSILIWNVLANSAQAQGNRDEAVKHARHCVKVARARGDDAWQVQALASSALSHALAGYPAEALTDAEETLALTHRIANPRILSSLLSMVAFALGESEPQRALVIAREAVALIPSGEHNTTHVFAGDLAARNGDHREAVGYFAKAIESFHWMGWRLPVGLTLGYVGVEIADDDPEAAAVLFGVCDALAPDYAHAPHFVEALAQANVALETTLGTARREELYAQGMKMSDIDAVDYGNAAITRFLSEDTA